In one window of Schistosoma haematobium chromosome 5, whole genome shotgun sequence DNA:
- the MDP1_1 gene encoding Magnesium-dependent phosphatase 1 (EggNog:ENOG410V6E3~COG:O) produces the protein MVTVDFLSTFSRLPKLIVFDLDFTLWPLWCDTHVYPPFIRKNNTVYDASERRVDVYSDAQVILRMIKESPKIKLGCASRTSAVNVARQLLQALNWSDLFDYTEIYPGSKTAHFKRFHELSGIDYADMLFFDDETRNIHEISKLGVQCHLVQHGITLNLLEDALRKFQQQRRIHEYLN, from the exons ATGGTCACTGTGGACTTTTTAAGTACATTCTCTCGGCTTCCTAAACTTATCGTGTTTGATCTCG ACTTCACTCTATGGCCTCTGTGGTGCGACACTCACGTTTATCCTCCATTCATACGAAA AAATAACACTGTATACGATGCTAGTGAGAGACGAGTTGATGTCTACTCAGATGCGCAAGTAATATTGAG GATGATCAAAGAGTCTCCGAAAATTAAATTGGGATGTGCTTCGCG TACTTCTGCTGTCAATGTTGCTCGACAACTTCTACAAGCTCTTAATTGGTCGGATTTATTTGATTACACAGAAATCTACCCTGGGTCTAAAACTGCTCACTTTAAGAG ATTTCATGAATTATCTGGTATAGACTATGCGGACATGTTATTTTTCGATGATGAAACTCGTAATATTCATGAAATTTCCAAATTAGGTGTACAATGTCATTTAGTTCAACATGGAATAACATTAAATCTCTTAGAAGATGCATTAAGAAAATTTCAACAACAAAGAAGAATTcatgaatatttaaattaa